Proteins from one Bradyrhizobium amphicarpaeae genomic window:
- the msrA gene encoding peptide-methionine (S)-S-oxide reductase MsrA, producing MLFMRKTTALPNAAEALPGRAQAIPTATTHFVNGRKLQPPYPAGFEQAVFGLGCFWGAERKFWQIGDGIYTTAVGYAGGHTPNPTYEETCSGRTGHTEVVLVVFDPKKISYETLLKTFWESHNPTQGMRQGNDVGTQYRSAIYTYSDAQKNTADQSKALYQKALAAKGLGAITTEIAPAGEFFFAEDYHQQYLAKNPAGYCGLGGTGVSCPIGAGVSA from the coding sequence ATGCTGTTCATGCGCAAGACCACCGCATTGCCGAACGCAGCCGAGGCGCTGCCCGGCCGTGCGCAAGCGATTCCGACCGCGACCACCCATTTCGTCAACGGCCGCAAGCTGCAGCCGCCTTATCCCGCCGGTTTCGAGCAGGCGGTGTTCGGGCTCGGCTGCTTCTGGGGCGCCGAGCGCAAGTTCTGGCAGATCGGCGACGGCATCTACACCACCGCCGTCGGCTATGCCGGCGGTCACACGCCGAACCCGACCTATGAAGAGACCTGCTCGGGCCGCACCGGCCACACCGAAGTGGTGCTCGTCGTGTTCGATCCGAAGAAGATCTCCTACGAGACATTGTTGAAGACGTTCTGGGAGAGCCACAACCCGACGCAGGGCATGCGCCAGGGCAACGACGTCGGGACGCAATATCGTAGCGCGATCTATACTTATTCGGACGCGCAGAAGAACACCGCCGACCAATCGAAGGCGCTCTATCAGAAGGCGCTTGCTGCGAAGGGCCTCGGCGCCATCACCACCGAGATCGCGCCGGCAGGCGAATTCTTTTTCGCGGAGGATTACCATCAGCAATACCTGGCGAAGAATCCCGCCGGCTATTGCGGCCTCGGCGGCACCGGCGTGTCCTGCCCGATCGGCGCCGGTGTGAGCGCGTAA
- the rpsT gene encoding 30S ribosomal protein S20, with product MANTTSAKKATRKIARRTAVNKSRRTQMRGAVRNVEEAIATGDRAAAVKALANAEPALMRAAQRNIIHKNNASRKVSRLTAQIAKLAK from the coding sequence ATGGCCAATACCACCTCCGCCAAGAAGGCGACGCGCAAGATCGCCCGCCGCACCGCCGTCAACAAGTCGCGCCGCACCCAGATGCGCGGTGCCGTGCGTAACGTCGAAGAAGCCATCGCGACCGGCGACCGCGCCGCTGCCGTGAAGGCGCTGGCGAATGCCGAGCCCGCCTTGATGCGCGCCGCCCAGCGCAACATCATTCACAAGAACAACGCCAGCCGCAAAGTCTCGCGGCTCACCGCGCAGATCGCCAAGCTCGCCAAGTAA